In Halorientalis sp. LT38, a genomic segment contains:
- a CDS encoding HAH_0734 family protein, giving the protein MKQLIINGDPGIRKDAVVEYDGEEYVCFAVARQGDWHGPDRVQLWCTVGSEDEREDYQYRRYIPNHLETMSAEAEAVTVVESAT; this is encoded by the coding sequence ATGAAACAGCTCATCATCAACGGGGACCCCGGCATCCGGAAGGACGCCGTCGTCGAGTACGACGGCGAGGAGTACGTCTGCTTCGCCGTCGCCCGGCAGGGCGACTGGCACGGCCCCGACCGCGTCCAGCTGTGGTGTACGGTCGGCTCCGAGGACGAGCGCGAGGACTACCAGTACCGGCGATACATCCCGAACCACCTCGAGACCATGTCGGCCGAAGCCGAGGCCGTCACCGTCGTCGAGTCCGCGACCTGA
- a CDS encoding 50S ribosomal protein L44e: MQMPRRFNTYCPHCNEHQEVEVEKVRTGRETGMKWIDRQRKRNSGTGNDGKFSKVPGGDKPTKKTDLKYRCSECGKAHLREGWRAGRLEFQE, from the coding sequence ATGCAGATGCCACGCCGCTTTAACACGTACTGTCCGCACTGCAACGAACACCAGGAAGTCGAGGTCGAGAAGGTCCGGACGGGCCGCGAGACGGGCATGAAGTGGATCGACCGACAGCGAAAGCGCAACTCCGGGACCGGGAACGACGGGAAGTTCTCCAAGGTGCCCGGTGGGGACAAGCCCACCAAGAAGACGGACCTCAAGTACCGCTGCTCGGAGTGTGGCAAGGCCCACCTCCGCGAGGGATGGCGCGCCGGTCGACTGGAGTTCCAGGAATAA
- a CDS encoding 30S ribosomal protein S27e, with product MAGNFYSVACPDCENEQIVFGKAATEVACAVCGHRLARPTGGEAAIEGEITETVEAR from the coding sequence ATGGCAGGAAACTTCTACAGCGTCGCGTGTCCGGACTGTGAGAACGAACAGATCGTCTTCGGCAAGGCCGCGACGGAGGTCGCCTGCGCGGTGTGTGGCCACCGACTGGCCCGCCCGACCGGCGGCGAGGCGGCCATCGAAGGCGAGATCACCGAGACCGTCGAGGCGCGATAG
- a CDS encoding translation initiation factor IF-2 subunit alpha yields MKYSGWPDPGELVVGRIDEIEDFGVFADLLEYEDKRGLCHISEVASGWIKNVRDHVNEGQTVVAKVLEVDEEAQQIDLSIKDVNDHQRKDKIQEWKNEQKADNWMELAFGEDLEDETYAAIANEFLAEFGSMYDGFEQAAIHGEEALEPTDLSEDEIEAIVETARDNVSVPYVTVTGYVDLTCPDGEGVDVIKEALQAAEGNGEVPEEVELEVTYVGSPEYRIRVRAPDYKTAESHLEESADRASAVVADHGGDGRYHRERNTDEE; encoded by the coding sequence ATGAAATACAGTGGCTGGCCCGACCCCGGCGAACTCGTCGTCGGGCGGATCGACGAGATCGAGGACTTCGGCGTGTTCGCGGACCTGCTGGAGTACGAGGACAAGCGCGGGCTCTGTCACATCTCCGAGGTCGCCTCCGGCTGGATCAAGAACGTCCGCGACCACGTCAACGAGGGACAGACGGTCGTCGCCAAGGTCCTCGAAGTGGACGAAGAGGCCCAGCAGATCGACCTCTCGATCAAGGACGTCAACGACCACCAACGCAAGGACAAGATCCAGGAGTGGAAAAACGAGCAGAAGGCAGACAACTGGATGGAACTGGCCTTCGGCGAGGACCTGGAAGACGAGACCTACGCGGCCATCGCCAACGAGTTCCTCGCCGAGTTCGGCTCGATGTACGACGGCTTCGAGCAGGCCGCCATCCACGGCGAGGAGGCCCTCGAACCGACGGACCTCTCCGAGGACGAGATCGAGGCGATCGTCGAGACCGCCCGCGATAACGTCTCGGTGCCGTACGTCACCGTCACGGGCTACGTCGACCTGACCTGCCCCGACGGCGAGGGCGTCGACGTGATCAAGGAGGCCCTGCAGGCCGCCGAGGGCAACGGCGAGGTCCCCGAGGAGGTCGAACTCGAGGTCACCTACGTCGGCTCCCCGGAGTACCGCATCCGGGTCCGCGCGCCCGACTACAAGACCGCCGAGTCACACCTCGAAGAGAGCGCGGACCGCGCCAGCGCGGTCGTCGCGGACCACGGCGGCGACGGGCGCTACCACCGCGAGCGCAACACCGACGAGGAGTGA
- a CDS encoding RNA-protein complex protein Nop10 produces MKSDIRVCAAWETAHDRPVYTLGESCPECGGEAVNSAPAPFDPTDRYGEYRRAIKRRNRQ; encoded by the coding sequence ATGAAATCCGACATTCGCGTCTGTGCCGCGTGGGAGACCGCTCACGACCGGCCGGTCTACACGCTTGGCGAGAGCTGCCCCGAGTGCGGCGGCGAGGCGGTAAACAGCGCCCCGGCACCCTTCGATCCGACGGACCGCTACGGGGAATATCGACGCGCTATTAAGCGACGCAACCGGCAGTAA
- a CDS encoding proteasome assembly chaperone family protein, whose product MDEFDIETLADPELTDPVLVEGLPGVGHVGKLAAEHLVEELDGEEVRRIYSQHFPPQVSIDEGETELASAAFHAVHTEQGQDLLVLTGDHQAQDNQGHYRLTDRILDVADEFGVERVFALGGVPTGELIEEYDVLGAATDAAFVEDLEAADVQFREDEPAGGIVGVSGLLLGLGERRDFEAACLMGETSGYLVDPKSAQAVLTVLEELIGFEVDFGSLEDRAEEMEEVVRKIQEMESSATAGPDEDLRYIG is encoded by the coding sequence ATGGACGAGTTCGATATCGAGACGCTCGCGGACCCCGAGCTCACGGATCCCGTGCTCGTCGAGGGCCTGCCGGGCGTCGGGCACGTGGGGAAACTCGCCGCCGAGCACCTCGTCGAGGAGCTGGACGGCGAGGAAGTGCGACGAATCTACTCACAGCACTTCCCGCCGCAGGTCAGCATCGACGAGGGGGAGACGGAACTGGCCAGCGCCGCCTTCCACGCCGTCCACACGGAGCAGGGGCAGGACCTGCTCGTGCTGACCGGCGACCACCAGGCCCAGGACAACCAGGGCCACTACCGGCTGACCGACCGGATCCTCGACGTGGCCGACGAGTTCGGCGTCGAGCGCGTCTTCGCGCTCGGGGGCGTCCCGACGGGCGAACTCATCGAGGAGTACGACGTCCTCGGGGCGGCGACGGACGCGGCCTTCGTCGAGGACCTCGAGGCCGCCGACGTCCAGTTCCGCGAGGACGAACCCGCCGGCGGCATCGTCGGCGTCTCCGGCCTCCTTTTGGGACTGGGCGAGCGCCGGGACTTCGAGGCGGCCTGTCTCATGGGCGAGACCAGCGGCTACCTCGTCGACCCCAAGAGCGCCCAGGCCGTCCTCACGGTGCTCGAGGAACTGATCGGCTTCGAGGTCGACTTCGGGTCGCTCGAAGATCGGGCCGAGGAGATGGAGGAGGTCGTCCGCAAGATCCAGGAGATGGAGAGCAGCGCGACGGCCGGCCCGGACGAGGATCTGCGATACATCGGCTGA
- a CDS encoding J domain-containing protein: protein MYLEAFEGLPRWLVDGALLGLVCSVLIAGLFYVGVRRFPGRGPSESDTASGEAQRREEIRRYLDAIGEQYAEGHFVEGQHVAFYLPKRDVAITFDARAYYRIERSETTPVLVEHELPGVALGPRLPFETPEIQFGDDAAEMDPREAAHAVLGLPVGAGVADIKRAYREKAKEVHPDHGGDRDEFKRVREAYATAKRHAG, encoded by the coding sequence GTGTACCTTGAGGCGTTCGAGGGGTTGCCGCGCTGGCTGGTCGACGGAGCGCTGCTCGGGTTGGTCTGTAGCGTGCTGATCGCCGGGCTGTTCTACGTCGGCGTGCGGCGCTTTCCCGGCCGCGGTCCGTCCGAAAGCGACACGGCCAGTGGCGAGGCCCAGCGCCGCGAGGAGATCCGCCGGTACCTCGACGCCATCGGGGAGCAGTACGCCGAGGGCCACTTCGTCGAGGGCCAGCACGTCGCCTTCTACCTGCCCAAACGCGACGTGGCGATCACGTTCGACGCCCGGGCGTACTACCGCATCGAGCGCTCAGAGACGACGCCGGTGCTGGTCGAACACGAGTTGCCGGGCGTCGCGCTCGGCCCGCGGCTCCCCTTCGAGACGCCGGAGATCCAGTTCGGCGACGACGCGGCCGAGATGGATCCTCGCGAGGCCGCCCACGCCGTCCTCGGGTTGCCGGTCGGCGCTGGCGTCGCGGACATCAAACGCGCCTACCGGGAGAAGGCGAAGGAGGTCCACCCGGACCACGGCGGGGACCGGGACGAGTTCAAGCGCGTCCGCGAGGCCTACGCGACGGCCAAGCGCCACGCCGGCTAG
- a CDS encoding metallophosphoesterase, with product MDVTFRDRAVVVGDALICADLHVGKAEAANVSLPLGERDHLVDRVSALCERYDPETVVFAGDLLHSFDRVATAAEETVTALERTVTDAGARPIVTPGNHDAMLDAVWSGPTEHEFAIETPAGTAVVCHGDHEPAADADCYVVGHDHPTITVEGKKWHCYLYAREAYDGADVLVLPAFSHLIEGVSINRRYGGTAETHSPLIRDLDSFRPVVWDDDAAAVREFPPLGEFRELL from the coding sequence GTGGACGTGACCTTCCGGGACCGGGCGGTCGTCGTCGGCGACGCGCTGATCTGTGCCGACCTCCACGTCGGCAAAGCCGAGGCGGCGAACGTCTCGCTCCCGCTCGGCGAACGCGACCACCTCGTCGATCGGGTGAGCGCCCTCTGTGAGCGATACGACCCCGAGACCGTCGTCTTCGCCGGCGACCTCCTGCACTCGTTCGACCGCGTCGCCACGGCCGCGGAGGAGACAGTCACCGCGCTCGAACGGACGGTCACCGACGCCGGCGCGCGGCCGATCGTCACGCCCGGCAACCACGACGCCATGCTCGACGCCGTCTGGAGCGGGCCGACCGAACACGAGTTCGCGATCGAGACCCCGGCGGGCACCGCCGTCGTCTGCCACGGCGACCACGAACCCGCCGCCGACGCGGACTGCTACGTCGTCGGCCACGACCATCCGACTATTACCGTCGAAGGCAAGAAGTGGCACTGTTACCTCTACGCTCGCGAGGCCTACGACGGCGCGGACGTGCTCGTCCTTCCCGCCTTTAGCCACCTGATCGAGGGCGTCTCGATCAACCGTCGCTACGGCGGCACCGCCGAGACGCACTCGCCGCTGATCCGTGACCTGGATAGCTTCCGGCCCGTCGTCTGGGACGACGATGCTGCCGCCGTCCGGGAGTTCCCGCCGCTCGGCGAGTTCCGGGAGTTACTCTAG
- a CDS encoding NAD(P)/FAD-dependent oxidoreductase, whose product MTDVVVVGGGLAGLVAARHLAEDGTDVTVLEARDAVGGRVRSTREDGFVLDRGFQVLFTAYPAARRELDYDALDLRYFSAGATIARPGRRSVLADPLSSPGDLADTLFNTDVTTGDKLRLFGLRRELKGADPETLFDPAETQTIAEYLDERGFSRKFVDNFAAPFYGGITLDRSLSSDAGVFRYTFAMLVNGKTAVPADGMGAITGQLADGARDAGVEIELGRSVAAIDASNDGVAVETDEGETVHADGAVVATDPQTAADLTDVTVPTDTRGCVTQYYALPRRVDLATGTKIVLNARDAEPNQIAPLSAVAPAYAPDDRTLLSATWLGEPEATDEELRDRAREVLGQWYPARRFDELELISTDRIDVAQFAQPPGFRADLPDPDAPDGPVVLAGDYTRWSSIQGALESGRIAAETLE is encoded by the coding sequence ATGACTGACGTCGTGGTGGTCGGCGGCGGACTGGCCGGACTGGTCGCGGCCCGACACCTCGCCGAAGACGGGACGGACGTGACGGTGCTCGAAGCGCGCGACGCGGTGGGCGGGCGCGTCCGCTCGACCCGCGAGGACGGCTTCGTCCTCGACCGCGGATTCCAGGTCCTGTTCACTGCCTACCCGGCCGCCCGGCGAGAACTGGACTACGACGCGCTCGACCTACGGTACTTCTCCGCCGGCGCGACGATCGCCCGCCCGGGCCGACGGTCGGTGCTCGCGGACCCCCTTTCCAGTCCGGGCGACCTCGCCGATACGCTGTTCAACACGGACGTCACGACCGGCGACAAACTGCGGCTGTTCGGACTCCGGCGCGAACTGAAGGGTGCCGATCCCGAGACGCTGTTCGACCCCGCGGAGACGCAGACCATCGCCGAGTACCTCGACGAGCGGGGGTTCTCCCGGAAGTTCGTCGACAACTTCGCCGCGCCGTTCTACGGCGGGATCACGCTCGACCGGTCGCTTTCGAGCGACGCGGGCGTGTTCCGCTACACCTTCGCGATGCTCGTCAACGGGAAGACCGCGGTCCCCGCCGATGGGATGGGGGCGATCACCGGGCAACTCGCCGACGGTGCGCGCGACGCCGGGGTCGAGATCGAACTCGGACGCTCCGTCGCGGCCATCGACGCCAGCAACGACGGCGTCGCCGTCGAGACCGACGAGGGCGAGACAGTCCACGCCGACGGCGCGGTCGTCGCCACCGATCCGCAGACGGCGGCCGATCTGACCGACGTCACGGTTCCGACCGACACCAGGGGCTGTGTCACCCAGTACTACGCGCTGCCGCGCCGGGTCGATCTGGCGACGGGGACGAAGATCGTCCTGAACGCTCGCGACGCCGAACCGAACCAGATCGCACCCCTCTCGGCCGTCGCGCCGGCGTACGCCCCCGACGACCGGACGCTACTGAGCGCGACCTGGCTCGGAGAGCCGGAGGCGACCGACGAGGAACTCCGCGACCGCGCCCGTGAAGTCCTCGGTCAGTGGTATCCGGCCCGGCGCTTCGACGAACTGGAACTCATCAGTACAGATCGGATCGACGTCGCCCAGTTCGCCCAACCGCCGGGGTTTCGCGCCGACCTCCCCGATCCGGACGCGCCCGACGGTCCGGTCGTCCTCGCGGGCGATTACACCCGCTGGTCCTCGATCCAGGGGGCGCTGGAGAGCGGACGGATCGCCGCCGAAACCCTAGAGTAA
- a CDS encoding threonine synthase, which translates to MTRNPAVRDLTCRDCGDSFDPADATGPCPACGGHLAVTYDLDAVDVSTEAFADRRYEGIARYADLLPFAAETLVTMREGTTPLVPCPDLADEWGVGEVYVKDEGRNPTGSVADRGMALGVTAAAEAGAEDVALPTTGIEGQAAAAYAARAGLDSHSFVPSRATFDAKAMINVHGGDMSVVGGRYEDAVEAFAETVAEEGWHSLAAFETPYRREGHRTLAYELAEQLDWAAPDAVIYPTGEGVGLAGTAAGARDLAELGFVDEVPECYAAQAAGCAPIVEAFEAGATETEPWETPDTICGGIEIPDPAGGAEVLDAVGESGGGAVATVDRDVLEAAVDVAQSAGVELGATAGVAASGARELVERGELGADDTVVLVNTLTGNAEADVLRSHLMSKGI; encoded by the coding sequence ATGACACGCAATCCGGCCGTTCGGGACCTCACCTGTCGGGACTGCGGCGACTCGTTCGACCCGGCCGATGCGACCGGGCCCTGCCCCGCCTGCGGCGGTCATCTGGCCGTGACCTACGATCTGGACGCGGTCGACGTCTCGACCGAGGCCTTCGCGGACCGGCGCTACGAGGGAATCGCCCGCTACGCCGACCTCCTGCCCTTCGCCGCCGAGACGCTGGTGACGATGCGCGAGGGGACGACGCCGCTGGTCCCCTGTCCGGACCTGGCCGACGAGTGGGGCGTCGGCGAGGTGTACGTCAAAGACGAGGGGCGCAATCCGACCGGCAGCGTCGCCGACCGCGGGATGGCGCTGGGGGTCACGGCTGCCGCGGAAGCCGGCGCCGAGGACGTGGCGCTGCCGACGACCGGCATCGAGGGACAGGCGGCGGCCGCCTACGCCGCCCGGGCGGGCCTGGACTCGCACTCCTTCGTCCCCTCCCGGGCGACGTTCGACGCCAAGGCCATGATCAACGTCCACGGCGGGGACATGTCCGTGGTTGGCGGGCGCTACGAGGACGCCGTCGAGGCCTTCGCGGAGACGGTGGCCGAGGAGGGCTGGCACTCGCTGGCCGCCTTCGAGACGCCCTACCGCCGCGAGGGCCACCGAACGCTGGCGTACGAACTCGCCGAGCAGCTGGACTGGGCGGCGCCGGACGCCGTGATTTACCCGACCGGCGAGGGCGTGGGACTCGCCGGGACGGCGGCGGGCGCGCGCGACCTGGCCGAACTCGGGTTCGTCGACGAGGTGCCCGAATGCTACGCCGCCCAGGCTGCCGGCTGTGCACCGATCGTCGAGGCGTTCGAGGCCGGGGCAACGGAGACGGAGCCGTGGGAGACCCCGGACACCATCTGCGGCGGGATCGAGATCCCCGATCCGGCGGGCGGGGCCGAAGTGCTCGATGCGGTCGGCGAGTCCGGCGGCGGGGCCGTCGCGACGGTGGACCGCGACGTGCTGGAAGCGGCCGTCGACGTGGCACAGTCCGCAGGCGTAGAACTCGGCGCGACGGCCGGCGTGGCGGCCAGCGGCGCTCGGGAACTGGTCGAGCGTGGCGAGCTGGGCGCAGACGATACCGTCGTGCTCGTCAACACGCTCACCGGGAACGCGGAGGCGGACGTGCTCCGGAGCCACCTCATGAGCAAAGGGATCTGA
- a CDS encoding LysE family transporter produces MAVASPVATLGAGVVFGLALAAPPGPMNAVIAEESVLRGWLAGFTAGLGAMLADACFFVLALVGVVTVVREAPTLRAVMVLAGGALMLYFAVGAAASTREALAGDAATDDVVTGRGFRKAFVLALTNPYQIAFWLTVGVGLLDPGTVDVLAKTPYLEGALAGVLVVETGSALLLAGLFGGIACWIVGFPAALVAAGRRVDRLTPLVAGASAVVLAGTGVLFVADGLRGLF; encoded by the coding sequence ATGGCGGTCGCGAGCCCAGTTGCGACGCTCGGCGCCGGCGTCGTCTTCGGCCTGGCGCTGGCGGCCCCGCCGGGGCCGATGAACGCCGTCATCGCCGAGGAGAGCGTCCTCCGCGGCTGGCTGGCCGGGTTCACCGCCGGCCTCGGCGCGATGCTCGCCGACGCCTGCTTCTTCGTGCTGGCGCTGGTCGGCGTCGTCACGGTCGTCCGGGAGGCACCGACGCTCCGGGCGGTCATGGTCCTGGCCGGCGGCGCGCTGATGCTGTACTTCGCCGTCGGCGCGGCCGCGAGCACGCGCGAGGCGCTGGCCGGTGACGCCGCGACCGACGACGTCGTGACTGGCCGCGGGTTCCGCAAAGCGTTCGTCCTCGCGCTGACCAATCCCTACCAGATCGCGTTCTGGCTGACCGTCGGCGTCGGGTTGCTCGACCCGGGAACCGTCGACGTGCTGGCGAAGACGCCGTATCTGGAGGGCGCGCTCGCGGGCGTGCTCGTCGTCGAGACGGGGAGCGCGCTGCTGCTTGCGGGGCTGTTCGGGGGCATCGCCTGCTGGATCGTCGGGTTTCCGGCGGCGCTGGTGGCGGCCGGGCGACGGGTCGACAGACTCACGCCGCTGGTCGCGGGGGCGAGCGCCGTCGTCCTCGCGGGCACCGGAGTGCTCTTCGTGGCCGACGGGCTCCGGGGCCTCTTCTAG
- a CDS encoding HD domain-containing protein yields MGVEIRESPVSEAEFEEMQVFVHDYLEASVVSEEEGGRMRWYPWHSAAYRFNHIMNVVELAADIAREEGANVDVTRVAALFHDIAKLEAEQDVHAEEGARIAREYLTAHCDYPQSFVDEVCAAVRDHSYQGPLSDLPLETQCLIEADLLDKVGANGTALMLLRMGYESRTHMDSAEMVGRVLERGRDAADRVESDTAESLVHQRLKRVVWFKEWLESEVAMMGDSDAELSPGMEKELDDDLDD; encoded by the coding sequence GTGGGCGTTGAAATACGCGAGTCGCCCGTCTCCGAGGCTGAATTCGAGGAGATGCAGGTCTTCGTGCACGACTACCTCGAAGCGAGCGTCGTGAGCGAAGAGGAGGGCGGCCGGATGCGCTGGTACCCCTGGCACTCAGCGGCCTACCGGTTCAACCACATCATGAACGTGGTCGAACTGGCCGCCGACATCGCCAGAGAAGAGGGCGCGAACGTCGACGTCACGCGCGTCGCCGCCCTCTTTCACGACATCGCGAAACTGGAGGCCGAACAGGACGTCCACGCCGAGGAGGGCGCTCGCATCGCCCGCGAGTACCTGACGGCCCACTGTGACTACCCGCAGTCGTTCGTGGACGAGGTCTGCGCAGCCGTCCGCGACCACTCCTACCAGGGGCCGCTCTCGGACCTGCCGCTCGAGACGCAGTGTCTCATCGAGGCCGACCTGCTGGACAAGGTAGGTGCGAACGGAACCGCGCTGATGCTGTTGCGGATGGGCTACGAGTCGCGCACGCACATGGACAGCGCGGAGATGGTCGGGCGGGTGCTCGAACGCGGCCGGGACGCCGCCGACCGGGTCGAGAGCGACACCGCCGAGAGCCTCGTCCACCAGCGACTCAAGCGCGTCGTGTGGTTCAAGGAGTGGCTCGAGTCCGAGGTGGCCATGATGGGCGACTCCGACGCGGAGTTGAGCCCGGGCATGGAGAAGGAACTCGACGACGACCTCGACGACTAG
- a CDS encoding GNAT family N-acetyltransferase, which produces MEVRAATPDDQDAIREIAERSLQASYTLSPGTIEGTVRQWYDDDEFEEKVDRDDMLFLVAERDGEPVAFTETVVHDDENGADLLWLHVHPDYRGEGIGEELFETVRDRLGERGISQLRGRVLSMNEVGNTFYRNRGFEKVGEGEVEIDGSPYTEALYLEAEPEGLEPRTTDEGQTVYIDHDDVDHGSAGPFHVVYVDENRTDKYGYHCGKCDSLANAMDAMGRIECSECGNSRKPTRWDAAYL; this is translated from the coding sequence ATGGAAGTACGAGCGGCGACGCCCGACGATCAGGACGCAATCAGGGAGATCGCCGAACGGTCGCTCCAGGCGTCCTACACCCTCAGTCCGGGGACGATCGAGGGCACGGTACGACAGTGGTACGACGACGACGAGTTCGAGGAGAAAGTCGATCGAGACGACATGCTCTTCCTCGTGGCCGAACGCGACGGCGAGCCGGTCGCGTTCACCGAGACCGTCGTCCACGACGACGAGAACGGCGCGGACCTGCTGTGGCTCCACGTCCACCCCGACTACCGCGGGGAGGGAATCGGAGAGGAGCTCTTCGAGACCGTCCGCGACCGCCTCGGCGAGCGGGGGATCAGCCAGCTCCGCGGCCGCGTCCTGTCGATGAACGAGGTCGGCAACACCTTCTACCGGAACCGCGGCTTCGAGAAGGTCGGCGAAGGGGAGGTCGAGATCGACGGCAGCCCCTACACCGAAGCGCTCTACCTCGAGGCCGAACCGGAGGGCCTCGAACCCCGGACGACCGACGAGGGCCAGACGGTGTACATCGACCACGACGACGTCGACCACGGCTCGGCCGGCCCCTTCCACGTCGTCTACGTCGACGAGAACCGGACGGACAAATACGGCTACCACTGCGGGAAGTGCGACTCGCTCGCCAACGCCATGGACGCGATGGGCCGCATCGAGTGCAGCGAGTGCGGCAACAGCCGCAAACCGACCCGCTGGGACGCGGCGTACCTCTAA
- a CDS encoding DUF502 domain-containing protein, with protein sequence MRFSQVLRNSFVAGLALVAPLVVTIVALQFLVGWVTTFIDPVVQGTQLTRYTANIEVVAQVLALVVIVAVIVALGYLAQGAVGQRVFGWVDRGIGVVPLVSIIYSSLRQVANALMERSNRYESVVMVEYPREGVYSIGFVTGDGPTEAEAVAGGPLYNVFLPNSPNPTGGRFLLVPEGQVHEIDISVRRGVRLLVTTGIAESDEELAQLRSEAGLPSNSL encoded by the coding sequence ATGCGCTTCTCGCAGGTGCTTCGCAACAGTTTCGTCGCCGGACTCGCGCTGGTCGCGCCGCTGGTCGTCACCATCGTCGCCTTGCAGTTTCTGGTCGGGTGGGTGACGACGTTCATCGACCCGGTCGTCCAGGGGACCCAGCTGACCCGGTACACGGCCAACATCGAGGTCGTGGCACAGGTGCTCGCGCTGGTGGTGATCGTCGCGGTGATCGTCGCCCTGGGCTATCTCGCCCAGGGGGCCGTCGGCCAGCGCGTCTTCGGCTGGGTCGACCGGGGGATCGGCGTCGTCCCGCTGGTCAGCATCATCTACTCGAGTCTCAGACAGGTGGCCAACGCCCTGATGGAGCGCTCGAACCGGTACGAGAGCGTCGTCATGGTGGAGTACCCGCGGGAGGGCGTCTACAGCATCGGGTTCGTCACCGGCGACGGGCCGACGGAGGCCGAAGCGGTGGCTGGCGGCCCTCTCTACAACGTCTTTCTACCGAACAGCCCGAACCCGACCGGCGGGCGATTCCTGCTGGTGCCCGAGGGCCAGGTCCACGAGATCGACATCAGCGTGCGCCGGGGCGTCCGCCTGCTCGTGACGACGGGGATCGCGGAGAGCGACGAGGAACTGGCACAACTGCGCAGCGAAGCGGGCCTGCCGTCGAACTCGCTGTGA
- a CDS encoding pyridoxamine 5'-phosphate oxidase family protein has protein sequence MTDTDPTGDRDAAPWQPSGPWSREEALAFLADVRIPIRLSCRTPEDGLWMLSLWYEVDDGALRCATAASADVVEFLEHDPRVAFEVSVNDPPYRGVRGQATVTLDPDPDKVVLRSLVERYLGGTDSSLAQTLLSKEREEVRLTVEPTRVATWDYGKRMADAQSSERDGPT, from the coding sequence GTGACCGACACCGATCCCACCGGCGACCGAGACGCCGCGCCCTGGCAGCCCTCGGGCCCCTGGTCCCGCGAGGAGGCGCTCGCCTTCCTCGCGGACGTGCGCATCCCGATCAGGCTGAGTTGCCGGACGCCCGAGGACGGCCTCTGGATGCTCTCCCTGTGGTACGAGGTCGACGACGGCGCCCTCCGGTGTGCGACCGCCGCCAGCGCCGACGTGGTCGAGTTTCTCGAACACGACCCCCGCGTGGCCTTCGAGGTGTCCGTCAACGACCCGCCCTACCGTGGGGTGCGCGGCCAGGCCACCGTCACTCTCGACCCCGACCCGGACAAGGTCGTCCTCCGGTCCCTCGTCGAACGCTACCTCGGCGGCACCGACTCCTCGCTGGCCCAGACGCTCCTGTCGAAAGAACGCGAGGAGGTCAGACTCACTGTCGAGCCGACCAGAGTCGCGACCTGGGACTACGGCAAGCGGATGGCCGACGCTCAGAGTTCCGAGCGCGACGGCCCGACGTAG